The stretch of DNA TTCCGATTCATATCCCTCCGCTCCGGGAAAGGAGACAGGATATACCCTTACTTCTAAATCATTTTCTTGAGCAGTCCAATCGTTTAAATGATGCCGCTGTTGAAGGATTCTCGGAAGAGGCCATGGATATTTTAATTAGTTACGAATATCCAGGAAATGTGAGAGAATTACAGAATATTGTTGAAAGAAATGTTGTTTTGAAAAAGAAGGGCTGTATAGCGGTGGAAGACCTGCCGGAAAAGTTGTGGAATGTAAAAGATAAAGAACAACAACTTGATATTCAGAAGGGATACGAGACCCTTGTAACGGAATTTGAAAAATCAATTATTGCAAAAGCCCTCCAGGAAACAAAAGGGGTAAAAAGCAAGGCAGCCAACATACTTAATCTAAACAGGACTACCTTAATCGAAAAGATGAAACGTTTCGGGATGGACTAATTTTTTCTCTGTCAATAATTTGACAATCATTAGATACGCCTGGAAACAACAAAATCCTTACAAAGATCAACTTCTCTTAAAAACTGAAACGGGCTGGCAGTGTGAGAGTTGGGATTGGTATATATCTTGCAGAGGTTAAGGTTATGTCCATTTCAGAAGCAGAATTGCTGAAAGATGCGTTTAACGGGTTTTCAAGGGCCTCTGATTCCATAGTTAATTATTATAATGTTCTTGAGAGCCAGATAAGACTCTTAAAAGAAGAGGTAGAAAGTAAAAACAGGGAGTTAGAAAAGGCTAAGGAGTACCTGTATAATATACTTGATTCTATTCCGGTAGGCATTGTTGTTGTTGATCAGAAATCCATATCGTTTTTAAATAAAACAGCAGAAAGGCTGAGTTCAGAGAAATTTATTGATGACCTGAATAACAGCAGCCAGAAGGCTGGTGAGATCAAAAATGGTAAAGGTCAATACAGATGGAAAAAGGATGTATTGAGGAACGGCTTTACAGGCAAAGAAGTAATAGTCATTGAAGATGTAACTGAGTTTGAAAAGATGAAAGAGAGGTTTGAAAGGGATGAGAGATTACGGGCTATGGGCGAAATGGCTGCCAGGATCGCCCATGAAATAAAGAACCCTCTCGGCAGTATGGAGCTTTTTCTTTCAATGCTGTCGGATAGAAAGCTGAAACCCAAAGAGAAAAAATATGTCGACTATATACATTTCGGTGTGCAGACGATCGACAGGATTATTAATAACATTCTTTCTTATACGAGGCCAAGAAGCCTTGTAATGAATGAAGAAAAGATAGACAAGGTGGTTGAAGAGACACTGGATTTTATGAAACTGTCGATTATGAGCAGGAATATAAATGTTCATTATGATGTTCATTATGACGGGGTTTCTTTTTTTGATCCCGATATGATGAAGCTTGTAATAATGAACTTCATCAGCAATGCCATTGATGCAGTGACCGGCAAGGGCTCGATACGAATTGAAATAAAGGAAGAAGGAAAATATGTAGTAATCGTCGTTAACGATAACGGTGCTGGAATGAGCGAGGATGTAAGAAAGAACATATTTAATCCGTTTTTTACAACAAAAGACAAAGGTGTTGGACTTGGGCTTTTTATCGTGCACAACATCGTGCAAGCCCATAAGGGATACATAGAGGTAGAGTCAACCGAAGGTGTTGGTACAACATTTTTTGTTTATATTCCAAAGGACAGCCAATGAAGACCAACGTGCTTGTTATTGATGATGATTATCATATGAGGGTTGCCCTGAAGGAATCCCTGACAAAAACAGGATATACAGTTTTCCTTGCTGAGAACGGTATGAAGGCAATTAATGAAATAAGCAAACGTATTTTTGATCTTGTTATAACGGATGTTAAAATGCCACATTTAAATGGCATCGAACTCTTAAAACATATACGGAAAGAACATCCCTTGCTGCCGGTAATTCTTGTTACTGCCTACGGGACAATTCAGGATGCAGTGAGTGTAATAAAAGAGGGCGCGTTTGATTATATTCAAAAGCCTTTTACCGCCGATACACTCTACAGTACAATAAAACGTGCCATCGGCGTGAACAACGGAAAGATTATCTATGCTTCAAAGGCTATCAAGGATGTTCTTATGAAAGCGGAAAAGGTTGCAAAGTCGGATGTCACTGTGCTCGTTCTTGGTGAAAGCGGTGTTGGTAAAGAACTTATTTCACGCTTTATTCATGAAAACAGCGACAGGCCTAAGAGTCCTTTTGTACCGGTAAACTGTGCGTCCTTACCCGAAAATCTCCTTGAAAGTGAACTTTTTGGTTATGAAAAAGGTGCATTCACCGGTGCTTATTCAAGGAAAATGGGTAAATTTGAGATAGCCGACAGAGGAACGATACTCCTTGACGAAATAACAGAGATGGATTTCAGGCTCCAGGCCAAGTTGCTAAGGGTATTGCAGGAAAAGGAAATAGAGGTAGTTGGCTCGAAGTATCCTAAGAAGATCGATGCAAGGGTTATTGCAACGACGAACAGAAATATTGTGAAACTGGTGGAGGAAGGCAAATTCCGCGAAGATCTTTATTATCGGCTCAATGTCTTTCCGATATATGTTCCCCCGCTAAGGGAAAGGAAAGAGGATATCCCGGAGCTTGTGGCATATTTTTTGCGTAAGCATTCAAAAGGTATGGACGTGAGTATAAACGAAGAAGCAATGAATTTTTTAATGGAAAACAATTGGAAAGGTAATGCACGAGAGCTTGAGAACGTCATTGCAAGGGCGTGCATCTTATCTAATTACTCTGTTATAAAATTGACACATTTACAGGAAATGACATTTGCCCAGGATAGTTCACGGGGGTCGATCAGGGAAATGGAGATGAAGCTCATCCTGGATGCACTTAAAACCTGTAATGGAAATAGAACAAGGGCTGCATCGATGCTTGGTAAAACAACAAGAACCCTGAGAAACAAAATTAAGGAATACAAAGACACGGGTATCCTGCCCGCAACAGAGGACAAACAATGGATGTCTTGAGTTTTGTAGAAAAAGCACTAAATGTCAGGGCCTTTAATCATAAAGTCCTTGCAGGGAACATAACACATGTTGAGACTCCGAACTATAAGGAAAAAGAGGTTGATTTTAAGCAAGCGCTTGAAAGACAGATGGCAGGTCTGAAAAATATCGAGATACAGGAAAAAACTGAAAGCGACGGCATGGGCAGTGTGGATGGCAATACGGTAAACATGGAGGTTCAGATGGTTAAGATGAACGAAAACAGCATGATGTATAATGCCCTTATTCAGATTATTTCAAAGAAATTCTCTATGATGCGTTATATGATTTCTGAAGGAAGGCGATAACCTAATGAGAAAGAGATGGGAACAGAGCAAACAAAGAAGGTCTCAAGTTCATAGCTCAGGAGGGAGAATATGAGCATTCTTGACATTTTAAGAATAAGTGCGTCAGGGTTGAAAGCCCAGCGGATAAGGATGGAAGTGATAGCAACAAACCTCGCCAATATACAAACCACAAGGACTGACGAAGGCGGTCCCTACGCGAAAAAAGAGGTTGTTTTCACAACGGCGGATGTTTCTGAAGCAGGCGGATTCGGCAAAATGTTTTCCGAGAAGATTGAGGGAGTGAAGGTTGAGGAAATTGCCAATAGCAAAAAACATTTTGAAAAGGCATATGATCCTGGCCATCCCGATGCAGACCAAGAGGGATACGTGACCAGTCCAAATGTCAATCTTATGGAAGAAATGGCAGACATGATATCGGCTACCAGGGCGTATGAAGCAAATATAAATGTTGTTAACACGACAAAAGAGATGTTCCTAAAAACGCTTGAAATAGGTAAGTAGGAGGGATAAATGAAGATTGAAGCATTACAGCTACCCAACTTTGCTGAAAAAAAGGGTGCCACGGAGGTGAAGGGATCTGCTTCGTTCACAGAAATTTTAAAAGATTCTATGAACAAGGCGAATGAACTGCAGAAAGAAGCAGACCAGGAAACCCAAAAGATTGCAAAAATGGAAAGCGTGGATATACATACTGCTATGATTGCCGCTGAAAAGGCAAGCCTGACATTCCAGACCATGATGCAGGTACGGAATAAGATAATAGAGGCTTATGGAGAAATTATGAGGATGCAGGTGTAATCATGGCGGCAACAGAGTTGCTTTTGAACAACGCGAAAAGCTATATCACGAATGTCCCGAAAAACAAGCTCTATCTATATTTGTTTCTTTTTGTATCTATCGTAGGGGGCTCTGTTCTTGGTTTATCTTTTCTCCAGAAAGAGGACTATCAAACCCTTTTCTCCGGTCTGGCTGTTGAGGATGCTTCAATGATTGTTGCAAAGCTGAAGGAGCAAAAAGTCCCTTATAAGTTAGGGTTGGGCGGGACAACCGTATATGTACCAAAAGAAAAGGTTTATGATGTAAGGCTTTTGCTCGCTTCACAGAATGCATTGCCAGGGAATAGCGGGGTAGGCTTTGAACTTTTTGATAAAACCAACTATGGCATGACTGAATTTATGCAGAACATTAACTATAAACGGGCAATCCAAGGAGAATTGGCAAGGACAATTAACCAGATGCCTGAAGTAAAAACATCCCGTGTCCATATTGCTCTTCCGGAAAGGACACTTTTTTACGATAGAGAAAAACAAGTAACTGCATCTATTTTTTTAAAACTTAAACCAGGGAAGGCCCTCCCAAAAGAGCAGGTTGCAGGAATTGTCCAGTTTGTGGCAAGCAGCATCGAAGGTCTCAAGGCAGAAAACATAACAGTAATAGATTCCTCAGGGAAAATACTTTACAAAAGTGGGGATGCAAGTTCGCCGATTGTCCTCTCCGGACAACAATATGAACTTCAGAAGAACGTAGAACGAAAATTCGAGGAATCCATCCAATCACTGCTTAATACTTTTCTACCGGCGAGCAGGTCTATAGTGAGGGCAAGTGTTGAGCTTAACCTGAGAAAGGTAGAAACAGTTGAAGAAGAGTATAATCCCGAAAAGGCCGTTGTAGCAACCTCAAAAAAGAGCAGGGAAATGGTTGCAAGCAGAGCAGCAAAAGCTGGAGGTGTTCCGGGCGTAGCATCCAATACTCCTAATGCACCAAAAAAAGAGGGGAATAAGAATAAGGGAAATCAGGAGAACCCGGACAAAGCCAAAGAATCCGAAAGAGAAGAGGAACATAAAACGTATGAACTCACTAAAACCATTAGAAAAATTGTAGAACCTTATGGAGATATCAAAAAGCTCTCCCTTGCAGTAGTGGTTGATGGCAAATACGAGAAAGTTAAAGGACAAAAAGGGGAGGAATCGAGATATGCCCCAAGATCCCAGAAAGAATTGCAAGACATAAAGAATTTGATTGCCAGGGCGGTTGGATATAATGAGCAACGCGGCGATAAATTGGAAGTGCAAAGTGCGCCGTTTGAGATTGAAAATGTAGCCGAGGATAAAAGTTTATTGGAAAGTTCGAATAAAAAAGAGATGATATACAATATAGGGAAATATGTCTTTTATTTGGCAATACTTCTTTCGATCTTTACCTTTGTCGTAAAGCCTGTAATAGGCTTGTTCAAAGATAGAGCTGGATCAATAGCTATGAGACAAGTCAGCGGCATAAAGGATACGTATGCAGGAAGCAAAGGCGCTATAAACGATGCCAGTGCCAAAGGAGGCGCCGATTCCACGCCTGTCTTAAGCAAAGCACAGCCAGCCTTTGCGAGCGCACTCCAGGATAAAGCCCTTGTAAAATCTATTATTAAAGAATGGGTCAGGGAGAGAAGCTAATGGATGTCTCTGATATTACAGGCGCAAGAAAGGCAGCAATACTGCTTTTAACAATGGATGAAGAATTATCCAAGGAGATCCTGAAGGAGTTTGAAAAAGATGAGATAGAAACGATCGGGAGGGAAATAGCAAATTTAAAGTATATCCCTGAAAATACAGTAAGGCTGGTTCATGGCGAATTCTTGAAAAGCCTTGAAAAAAGCGGTTTAGCTGTTGTAGATGGGCAAAACAAGTTTAAAGCACTCATGAAGAAGAGCCTGGGCAATGAAACGGCAGACGCTATTTTTGACTCAATGGGGGGCAAAGAAGGCGCACCAGGTGACTTCCTGAGGACCTGCGACTCAAGATTGCTTGCGGCTACCATTAAAGGGGAACATTCCCAGACTATTTCACTTATTGTATCACTCTTGCCTTCAAAGAAGGCCTGCGAGGTAATCGGTATGCTCCCGGGAAATATGCAGGGAGATGTAATAACAAGAATGGCAAATCTCGGTAGAGTAGACAAGAATGTTTTGTCAGAGATTGAAGGTATTATGCGCGAACAACTGCAAGATTTAGGGGTTGGTGAAGAAAAACAGATGGGCGGAGTAAGCGCCGTAGCAAACATTCTTAACCAGATGGATAAAACTCGAGAGGGCGAAATCCTTGGAATTATCGAAGAAATGAATCCTGAACTTGCAGAAAGAATAAAACAATTTATGTTTACCTTCGAAGATCTTATCAAACTTGACAATAAGAGTATCCAGAGCCTTCTCAAAGAGATTTCCACAGAGGATCTTGCCATAGCCTTAAAAGGCGCATCAGATACCATAAAAGCAAAGATCTTTACCAATATGTCAGAAAGGGCAGCTGCCATGCTTAAAGAAGATCTCGAGGCAATGGGCCCGGTAAGGTTATCAGAGGTTGATCAGGCACAGAAAAGGATTGCGTTAACGGCAAAAAGACTTGAGGCTGAAGGAAAGATCATCATTACAGGTGAAAATGAAAAATTCGTATAATAAAAAAGAGGTTCACCCGCTTACCTTAAATTCCTTTGCCGATATTCTCCCAAATGATGAAAATGTCAAATTTATCTCTTTTTTCGGTAGTTCCCCTGAAAAAAAAGGACATTGGCAGGAAGTTGGAAGGCAATTAAAGAACGAGGCAGATATCGAAACCGAGACAAGAAAGGTATTCGAAGATGCATATAAGGAGGGCGAAAAAGCAGGATTCGAAGTAGGCATGAAAAAGGTTGAGCCTCTTATTAGAAGACTAAATGGAGATATAGCTGCGTTGTCTGCATTTAAAGAAGAGCTTTATAAAAAAGCAGAAGAAATGTCGGTTGAACTGGCGTTGGTGTTTGCAGAGGCTATTGTCTTGCAAGAGTGTACAAAAAACAGGGATATTGTTCTTAATATGGCAAAAAAGGCACTTGAAATTTGTGAAGAAAAACACGAAATAACCATCAGAATCAGAAGAGATGATATCAGATATATTTCGGAAGACGCCATAAGTTCATTAAAAGTTATACCGGATGATACATTGAAGGACCCAGGTTTTATCATTGAGTCAAATTTTGGTGCTATAGACGGAACTATTGCCACACAGATAGAGGAACTGAAAAAAGAGTTTTGCAAGGAATATGCAGACAGATGAAAAGTTGCTTGTTATTCGAGAAGCACTAAAAGGTTTTTACCCCTACAAGGTATACGGCAAAGTAAATCAGGTGGTAGGGCTTGTCATTGAAGGGAAAGGTCCCATATCATCGGTTGGCGATGCAGCGCTGATTCATCCGGTGGACGGAACTTCGCCGATTAATGCTGAAGTTGTTGGTTTCAAAGACGGGAAGACCCTACTTATGCCTCTTGGCGACTTAAGGGGGATCGGGGTAGGATCAAAGATACTTTCAAGAAAACAGACGGTAAATGTTGCCGTGGGTGAAGGCCTCCTCGGAAGGGTTATAGACGGACTTGGAAATCCCATGGATGGCAAGGGGCCCATTAATTGTTCTGATTTTGTGCCTGTTTACAGAGAGACGGTAAACCCTATGAAAAAAAAGAGGATTCTTGACCCTCTCGACCTTGGCATACGGAGTATGAACGGCCTTCTTACCTGCGGGAAGGGACAGAGAATAGGGATATTTGCAGGCTCAGGTGTCGGAAAAAGTGTGCTCCTTGGCATGATTGCAAGACATACAGAAGCAGACATTAATGTCATAGGGCTCATCGGCGAACGAGGAAGAGAGGTGCGGGAGTTTATTGAAAAGGACCTCGGGGATGGTTTGGGTCGCTCTGTCGTTATCGTTGCTACCTCGGACCAGCCGCCTCTTATCAGGGTAAGGGGGGCATTTTTAACCGTTGCTATTGCCGAATACTTCAGGGATGTGGGTAACAATGTGCTTCTGATGATGGATTCACTTACGAGATTCAGCATGGCACAGCGGGAAGTGGGGCTTGCAATCGGCGAACCCCCGACATCAAAGGGGTATACGCCAAGCGTGTTTTCTCTTCTCGCAAAACTCCTGGAAAGGACAGGGAACGGCGAAAAAGATGGTACTATGACAGCAATATATACAGTGTTAGTAGAAGGCGATGACCTCGATGACCCCATTGCAGATGCAGCCAGATCAATTCTCGATGGGCACGTTGTTCTCTCGAGGAAGCTGGCAGACATGAATCAATATCCCCCCATCGATGTTTTAAAAAGCATCAGCAGAACCATGAAGGATATTGTGCCGGGAGAACAGACAGAGTATGCAGGCAGGATAATCGGAATCCTCTCAGAATATGAGAGGGCTGAGGATTTGATCAATATAGGCGCCTACAACCCCGGGAGTAATGAAAAAATCGATTATTCCATATCCATGATGGATAAAGTGAGGACATTTCTGACCCAGGGTGTGGACGAAAAGGTAACCCTTGAGGATTCCCGGAACAGTATGAAGATACTATTCTATGTGTAATACCAAGTCGCCTTCATTCGCTCATCTTTGTTATCTCCTCCTCGCACTCCTCGACGTACGTTCTGTGTACGCCTGCGTCGGCTCGTTGTCGCTGCCTCGATGCGCCTTTGAATGCAACTTGGTATGATAGATGCCCGTCCGTCCGCCCAGATAAAACCATTCGTGGGCATGGTTAGCTAATATGTCAACACAGCGCATAGAGAGAATCATAGACCTCAAAGAAAAGCTCATGGAGGACAAACAGAGGGAAATTGAAAATACTCTCGGTTTAATGAATAAAATAACAAATGGCATTATTGGTATAGATAACAATATTAATTCAAATTATGAGCGTATGACTATAACAAGCATAAGTGGAAACGATTTTTGCGTAATAAAAGATAACCTGACATACCTTGAAAACAGGAAAAGCGAACTCATGGAACAGAAAGAGGCATATAACAAAAAGGTGAGTATACTCAGGATGGAACTGATTGAACAGGCAAGAGAAGTAAAAAAACTTGAAACGTTAGAATCGAAGACCCTCCAGGTCATCAAAAAGGCTCGAAACAGAAAAGAACAAAAATCTCTCGATGAAATTGCCCTGAAAAAACAGAATATTTAGGAAAAGTTTTCCCACCCGTGGAACAATTTTCCTTCGCAGCGCTGATTAAACACCTGCCAAAAACAACAACATATTGAAAATAAACAATAAATAAGTTTGGCACGCATTTTGTTATATATATTGGGTATGGAAAATCTTCTTATCAATGGTTTATCTGGATGTTTCTCGGGTTCTGAAAAAATTCCATTTACAGGTGAAAACGTTTCTGACGGAAAAACGGGACCCGATGAATTTCTCAATGTTCTGAAGGATATCATCGGAAAGGATTTCACGGCAAACCTTCAAATGCAGTCCGGTATCCCGCTGAATATCGATAAAGGCACTTCTCTCCCTGTATTGGCCCTGCAGGTTGTTACTGCCCTTCAGTTGCCGGATGAAGCAGGGGAAGATGTATCGGCCGTTCTGATGTCAATCCTGTCCGCGTTCGGGTTAAACATCGCGCCCGAAGCCATGTCCTGTATACCGGAGAGCGGTATCGAGGCCCCGAAGTCGGGCAGCACAAACGCTACGCAGGGTGATAAGGAAGATGCTCCATATAAAGAAGCAATGGCTATATTATGTAATGAATTATGCAAAATATTTAATCCAATTGAAGGCGTGATTCCGGTATCTATCGGGGCCGGAAACAGCCTGTCCGCTTCCTCTTCCGATGAACCGGGGCGGGAAACATTATCGGGTGAAATTAAAAAACTGTTAGAGAGACCGGACATAATTGCCATGCTTCAATCCCATGGAATACCCATTCAACCGGATCCCTCTATGGATATCCCTGTATTGCTGTACAGGGCCATGAACATGGCGGCTCAGCAGCAGAAAGCCGTTGCCGGCAGTGAAGGTGTTCAGGAAAACACGCCGGACATGACAGAGCAAAGGATACAGGGTGACGGCGCTTTCTCTTTTAGAGACACACAAGGTTCCAGACTTTACCATATGGCCTCCACAAAGACAGACCGTATTGAAACCGGTGTTTCCGTTGAAGCCAGCACCATGCCACCCTTTGCCGGAGATAAAGATATGCCGGCGGACATGGATGTGAGGCTAAAAACAGACGGGATGATAAACAAGAACCCGGAGATAAAGAATATTCATGCGAACATGAATTTCCGGATTCCAGAACAGGTTGTAGATGAAATGAAGCTCGCCGAAGGCTTCAATGCTGCGAGCGAAAAGAATGGCAGTATCTTGAAGAATATTATAGCAGGATTGCAAAACGAGACCATCGAAGCGCCGCAGAAGGATACAAAATTTTCATTCAAAGAAAACGATTACATGCCCTTTGCAAAATCCGGCCATTTTGAAGCAGATCAATCCCCTGAGGCAAAAGGGACGCAGACTGTTGAAAAAGGGTCTTTCGCATCCATGATTACAGACAGAATTGAAAAGATTATCGGGCAGAATCAGGTAAGGAATACACCTATGGATATGGTGATGAGGATGAATATAAATGAGAAGGAGAGTCTACTCATCGGACTCAAGCGTGAAGGTCAACAGATTTTTGTCGAAATCAAAACGGGAAGCTCATCGATTATGAACCTGCTGCAGGCCAACAAGGAAGTTATTATCCGGAATCTGGAAATGAAGAACGTAAATGCAAATATTTTTGTAAATCCCGACAGTGATGGCGGCTTTGAAAGAAGAGAAAACAGGAGGGAAAACAGGAGGGGCGCCGCAAATGGCAAAGCGCAGAATAATTTTTTTGAGTTGCTGGAAACACAGGCATAAGGAGGTACTATGAGCATTTCAGCGATAAACAGCACCGGCAATACCACGACCGCAACCGGCAGTACTACGCCGGCCAATTTTGTGAGCAAAGACGCTTTTTTGAAGATCCTCGTAGCACAACTCAAGTATCAGAACCCGTTAGAGCCCATGAAGCCTGACCAGTTCTTAACCCAACTCTCGCAGCTTACCCAGGTTGAACAGTTGCAGACTATCGCAGACTCGCTTGCCGGTATGAAAAAGGCATCTGAGACGGGAAATATGATGCAGTGGATAAACACAATAGGGAGAAAAGTGAATGTAGACAGTACAACGCTTTCAAAGGGAGATCAAGTTTATTTAACGCCGGGTGGCGATTATGATCAAGTGGTACTTACTTTAACGAGTCAAACAGATGGTTCCATCAATAAAGTGACGTTTAATAAAGGCGAGGCCCTTGTTTACACATATGACGGCACTGATATTGTGACGATGACTGCGGCGGCCACGAAAAACAATACGTCTGTAGGGTGCACAACAAATGTGGGCAGGGTTGTAGCAGGAATAGACATGAGCAGCGGCATACCTCTTCTTGTAATGGGCAGCGGGGAAAGTTATTCAACAGACAAGATTAAACAAATATATTAAACAAATAAAAGAATAGGAGGTACACTATGTTAGGCTCTATGTTCTCAGGGATCAGCGGTTTGATGTCAAACAGTCAGGCGATAAATGTGGTTGGAAATAATATTGCCAATGTGAATACTATCGGATTTAAGGGAAGCAGGGCAACCTTTTCGGACCTTTTGTATCAGTCCATAAATGGAACGGCGGGTGCAAGCCAGGTTGGCCGCGGTTCCACGCTGACTGCGGTTGATACCCAGTTTGCCCAGGGTTCTTTTGAAAGCACAACCGAGCCTACGGATCTTGCCATTGGCGGGAAGGGTTTTTTTGTTGTAAAAAGGCCTGAAGGCGATATGACAGAATATTATACAAGGGCAGGACAATTCAGATTCGACAAGGATGGCAACCTTGCTAATCCTACAGGGCTTATTTTACAGGGTAAAGCGATAGACACGACAACCCAGAAGGCAGTAGGTGTTGATACAAATGTAATCATTTCACAAAAACCAAGCGATCCACAGATAACAACGGCAATCGATATGACGGTAAACCTCCAGTCGAACGCTGTATGGAAGGGGTCCGTAGGCAGTCTCGCTACCACCGCTGGAACGGGAAGCATTGCCTCGGTAACCAATACGCTCGGAAAGTGGCCGATTGCCGGTGATTATACAGCCACCACAGTATTAACTACTCCAGCCGTGAAAGCAACGGGCACCGTTACGTCGTCCGGAGTCAATGTCACCGCCGGTGACACCGTCACTATCGCAGGGAAGATATACACGTTTGTTGCTGTCCCGGCGATCGAAGGCAATGTTCTCATCGGTGCGGATGCGGCAACGACATTGGACAATCTAAAGTCTGCAATCAATCATACTGGAACTCCAGGCACAGATTACTTTTGTGCTGCTGCGCATCCAACTGTCACAGCAACAACCAACACCGCCACGGTACAAACTTTAGAAGCTATCACGGCAGGAACGGATGGTAATGTTGCTTTGGCGGAGGGTGCGGCTACTCTAACAGCAAGCGGTGCAGCGCTTACAGGCGGGACGGACGATGTCAATACATTGACCGTTGCGGTCACACGGCTCAAGGCCGATGGAGTGACCCTTGGAGATACGGTCTCTGAAAGCAAAGTGATAACGGCAGGAACCAGCATAGCCAACTTTGAGGATTTAGGCGTTGATATCACTCCCGGCTCAGTCGTTGCCGCCGGTACCCAGACATTCAACGTTTCGGGCTTTAACGTGGATAGCCCCACAGCCACTGCGAATTATTCTTCCGCCATAACCGTGTATGA from Pseudomonadota bacterium encodes:
- a CDS encoding flagellar export protein FliJ → MSTQRIERIIDLKEKLMEDKQREIENTLGLMNKITNGIIGIDNNINSNYERMTITSISGNDFCVIKDNLTYLENRKSELMEQKEAYNKKVSILRMELIEQAREVKKLETLESKTLQVIKKARNRKEQKSLDEIALKKQNI
- a CDS encoding flagellar hook-basal body complex protein encodes the protein MLGSMFSGISGLMSNSQAINVVGNNIANVNTIGFKGSRATFSDLLYQSINGTAGASQVGRGSTLTAVDTQFAQGSFESTTEPTDLAIGGKGFFVVKRPEGDMTEYYTRAGQFRFDKDGNLANPTGLILQGKAIDTTTQKAVGVDTNVIISQKPSDPQITTAIDMTVNLQSNAVWKGSVGSLATTAGTGSIASVTNTLGKWPIAGDYTATTVLTTPAVKATGTVTSSGVNVTAGDTVTIAGKIYTFVAVPAIEGNVLIGADAATTLDNLKSAINHTGTPGTDYFCAAAHPTVTATTNTATVQTLEAITAGTDGNVALAEGAATLTASGAALTGGTDDVNTLTVAVTRLKADGVTLGDTVSESKVITAGTSIANFEDLGVDITPGSVVAAGTQTFNVSGFNVDSPTATANYSSAITVYDSNGQSHVVTAYFRKSNIDASSNSIWEWMAVVGAGDAAAGENTLALSGDLTFDDAGVLQGEGSNHQVFFNFTTPAQQNQPINLSFGTLSAISGGTTKDPLTQYPIDSATNYQAQDGFPPGTLTSVSVDAEGIISGHYSNGQIIDQYQITLANFGDPVGLTKEGNNLFSANNKTGDAYKYAPGVSGTGKINPNSLEQSNVDLATEFVKMIVAQRGFQANSRVITTSDEILQELMNLKR